The Microbacterium sp. Nx66 genome contains a region encoding:
- a CDS encoding glycoside hydrolase family 10 protein — protein sequence MKRRIAATAAAALLLLAFPTTAGAAPDEEPLTRYVKDTSGAYGYSTEPVYTYPGSGEQVAIPTTLTPENRRFSSAWVGTIGNLNFGKPTDAADFDARYATVLDDFASWNMNAVIFQVRPLLDAYYPSALNPWSEFLTGTQGADPGYDPLQRMVEATHARGMEFHAWLNPYRVTNTKMTSPAILTALGLTADEVKALSIPQYIAALNDAGILADDNFAVQHPDWVLSFEEKLFLDPGQPEVPAYVAATVAEITENYDVDAIHFDDYFYPYRITVDGQNVFFGAQGEDRATFEEFGLTAGYPDTVDGIEAWRRDNITGLITLVDDAIAAGNAARGTAVQLGISPFGIWEHEALDPAGSHTPTSSSQTYSQAVFADTRGWVQDELIDYIVPQIYWSFDQAAAPYGELAQWWSDVAAGSRTQVYVGHALYKHVNNGGWEQAWMNPEEVPNQIRYNQKLDGIEGSVLFSYNDMKPSDLSSLPADQQPKHQAKNTAIELLEGEAFAHPTLVPAKPWLSDGQVATPAAPEVIDGELRWQAGDAQEARQYAIYRGTGDPAQIVATPGALVDTVWAGGAASFRFPLPADDAPTAARAATETWVVTALDAAAVESAPVAVAVDEPVDPTDPGTPTDPTGPTDPGSPSNPGAAGEDGVTAPGGGATRGERGDLAATGGDAPIVALVLGGLLLAAGAVTTVVAAHGRRTR from the coding sequence ATGAAGAGACGCATCGCGGCCACCGCCGCTGCCGCCCTGCTCCTGCTGGCGTTCCCCACCACCGCCGGAGCGGCCCCCGACGAGGAGCCGTTGACCCGGTACGTCAAGGACACCTCCGGTGCCTATGGCTACAGCACGGAGCCCGTGTACACCTATCCGGGATCCGGAGAGCAGGTCGCCATCCCCACGACGCTGACGCCGGAGAACCGCCGCTTCTCCAGCGCCTGGGTCGGCACGATCGGCAACCTGAACTTCGGCAAGCCCACGGATGCGGCGGACTTCGACGCCCGCTACGCGACGGTGCTCGACGACTTCGCCTCCTGGAACATGAACGCCGTGATCTTCCAGGTGCGTCCGCTGCTGGACGCCTACTACCCCTCGGCGCTCAACCCGTGGTCCGAGTTCCTCACCGGCACCCAGGGCGCCGATCCCGGGTACGACCCGCTGCAGCGCATGGTGGAGGCCACGCACGCGCGCGGCATGGAGTTCCACGCCTGGCTGAACCCCTACCGTGTGACCAACACAAAGATGACGTCTCCCGCGATCCTCACCGCACTCGGGCTCACCGCGGACGAGGTGAAGGCGCTCTCGATCCCGCAGTACATCGCGGCGCTCAACGACGCCGGCATCCTCGCCGACGACAACTTCGCTGTGCAGCACCCCGACTGGGTGCTGTCGTTCGAGGAGAAGCTGTTCCTGGACCCGGGCCAGCCCGAGGTCCCCGCGTACGTCGCGGCCACCGTCGCCGAGATCACGGAGAACTACGACGTCGACGCCATCCACTTCGACGACTACTTCTACCCGTACCGGATCACCGTCGACGGCCAGAACGTGTTCTTCGGCGCGCAGGGCGAGGACCGCGCGACCTTCGAGGAGTTCGGCCTCACGGCGGGCTACCCCGACACCGTGGACGGCATCGAGGCGTGGCGGCGCGACAACATCACGGGTCTCATCACCCTCGTCGACGACGCGATCGCTGCCGGCAACGCGGCCCGCGGCACCGCCGTGCAGCTCGGCATCAGCCCGTTCGGGATCTGGGAGCACGAGGCGCTGGACCCGGCCGGATCCCACACGCCGACCAGCTCGTCGCAGACGTACAGCCAGGCGGTCTTCGCCGACACCCGCGGGTGGGTCCAGGACGAGCTGATCGACTACATCGTGCCGCAGATCTACTGGAGCTTCGACCAGGCCGCCGCCCCCTACGGGGAGCTCGCGCAGTGGTGGAGCGACGTGGCCGCCGGCAGCCGCACCCAGGTGTACGTGGGGCACGCGCTCTACAAGCACGTGAACAACGGCGGCTGGGAGCAGGCCTGGATGAACCCGGAGGAGGTGCCGAACCAGATCCGGTACAACCAGAAGCTCGACGGCATCGAGGGCAGCGTCCTGTTCAGCTACAACGACATGAAGCCCAGCGATCTGAGCTCTCTCCCCGCCGATCAGCAGCCCAAACACCAGGCCAAGAACACCGCGATCGAGCTCCTCGAGGGCGAGGCCTTCGCCCACCCCACGCTCGTTCCGGCCAAGCCCTGGCTCTCGGACGGACAGGTGGCCACCCCGGCGGCCCCCGAGGTCATCGACGGCGAGCTCCGCTGGCAAGCCGGGGACGCGCAGGAGGCCCGCCAGTATGCGATCTATCGCGGAACCGGTGATCCAGCGCAGATCGTCGCCACGCCGGGCGCGCTGGTGGACACGGTCTGGGCAGGCGGCGCGGCGTCGTTCCGCTTCCCCCTCCCCGCCGACGATGCCCCCACCGCCGCGCGCGCTGCGACGGAGACCTGGGTGGTGACCGCGCTGGATGCCGCCGCCGTCGAGAGTGCGCCGGTGGCTGTCGCCGTGGACGAGCCGGTGGACCCGACCGACCCGGGGACTCCGACGGATCCGACCGGACCGACGGACCCCGGCAGCCCGTCGAACCCGGGCGCTGCGGGTGAGGACGGCGTCACGGCACCCGGGGGCGGGGCCACGCGTGGCGAGCGCGGTGATCTCGCGGCGACGGGTGGCGACGCCCCCATCGTCGCTCTGGTGCTGGGCGGCCTGCTACTGGCCGCCGGCGCCGTCACCACGGTCGTGGCCGCACACGGGCGCCGCACGCGATGA
- a CDS encoding YciI family protein, producing the protein MKFMLIMRATDDAVAAYQEMPFEQVIEAMGRYNESMMKAGVLVAGEGLTDAAEGFVVDFSAEKPLLTDGPYGETKELFNGFWIIKVSSREEAAEWASRAPLGPGSFLEVRRVTGPEDFPADNEWIEKEAGWREEQARRTEQA; encoded by the coding sequence ATGAAGTTCATGCTCATCATGCGCGCGACCGACGACGCGGTGGCGGCCTATCAGGAGATGCCCTTCGAGCAGGTCATCGAGGCCATGGGCCGATACAACGAGTCGATGATGAAGGCGGGCGTCCTCGTCGCCGGGGAGGGCCTGACCGACGCGGCGGAGGGCTTCGTCGTCGACTTCAGCGCCGAGAAGCCGCTCCTCACGGACGGCCCCTACGGGGAGACGAAGGAGCTCTTCAACGGCTTCTGGATCATCAAGGTCTCTTCGCGCGAGGAGGCCGCCGAGTGGGCGAGCCGGGCGCCGCTGGGGCCGGGGTCGTTCCTCGAGGTGCGCCGGGTGACCGGCCCCGAAGACTTCCCCGCCGACAACGAGTGGATCGAGAAGGAGGCGGGCTGGCGGGAGGAGCAGGCTCGCCGTACCGAGCAGGCGTGA